From Paludisphaera rhizosphaerae, the proteins below share one genomic window:
- a CDS encoding PVC-type heme-binding CxxCH protein, whose protein sequence is MTNRPIALALATFLGLTAAATAQEDLARELPRIPAHEPAEALGTFAVHPGFRLDQIAAEPLVKSPVAVAYDADGGLYVVEMRGYPFIEDKPSGTVARLEDRDGDGRFDVRTVFVDGLMWPTGVVPYDGGCFIAVAPEILYAKDTDGDGKADIRKVVFTGFETGNVQGLLNSLHWGDDGWIHGVTSSNGGLIRTVEHADRPAVSVRGRDFRFKPDTLVFEATSGGGQFGFGTDDWGHGFTCNNSNQIREIILPARDVERNRAYVPPGVIADIPSDGPSGPVFRISPPEPWRIVRTRQRVADPEMKKRLSHTEQFAFGYFTSATGVTIYKGTAYPEAYRGNAFIGDVGGNLVHRKTMKVAGATYVADRAEKDVEFLASKDNWFRPVNFANTPNGTLLVVDMYRETIEHPISIPEPIKKHLDLTSGKDRGRLYELLSDGPRPLRHPKLSKAPVADLVALLADPDAWWRETAQRLLIERKDDAAVPLLRKLAESRPTALARLHALWTLDALGKLDDSYIAMALADSEPRVRERAAKLAEGRIKTDRALISNVLPLADDADPMVRFQAALTLGDVNDDPRAMDALTVIARRDSDDRWTRAAVLTSIAGHAPDFLARLSNGDFLDTDKGSPWLNDLATMIGQAKDKAAIEKVVADLFAGNASDELRGRVVLAVGAGLKRARGSLKDTLSEETWKRLDPLFDAAAKTADSNAAPARRASAIALVGLSGPDRSLEALPGLLDARQASEVQLAALRALAEQKGPAVAKAILEQWKTMSPTARREAAEVLFSRGEWVSALLDAVEAKTLATSEIDPLRLKQLRENPVSEVKARALKLFGSADAPRARASVITAFKSALEGEGDREKGRAVYSKVCATCHRAEGLGVEVGPDLATVATRSPEDILTHVLDPNREVAANYLNYNVATADGRVISGIIASESAAALVLKRAEGVTEVVPREQIEQIASSGISLMPEGLEQDLKPVDFKDLIAFVRSIRSASPAPATAPK, encoded by the coding sequence ATGACGAATCGACCAATCGCCCTCGCCCTGGCGACCTTCCTGGGCCTTACGGCCGCAGCGACCGCCCAGGAAGACCTGGCCCGTGAACTCCCTCGGATCCCGGCCCATGAGCCGGCCGAGGCCCTCGGCACCTTCGCCGTTCATCCCGGCTTCCGGCTCGACCAGATCGCCGCTGAGCCGCTGGTCAAGAGCCCCGTGGCCGTCGCCTATGACGCCGACGGAGGGCTGTACGTCGTCGAGATGCGCGGCTATCCCTTCATCGAGGACAAGCCCTCGGGCACGGTCGCCCGGCTGGAAGACCGCGACGGCGACGGCCGGTTCGACGTCCGGACCGTCTTCGTCGACGGACTGATGTGGCCCACGGGCGTCGTTCCGTACGACGGCGGCTGCTTCATCGCCGTCGCGCCTGAGATCCTCTACGCCAAGGACACCGACGGCGACGGCAAGGCCGACATCCGCAAGGTGGTCTTCACGGGCTTTGAGACTGGCAACGTCCAGGGGCTTCTGAATAGCCTGCACTGGGGCGACGACGGCTGGATCCACGGCGTCACCAGCAGCAACGGCGGCCTCATCCGGACCGTCGAGCACGCCGACCGCCCGGCCGTCTCCGTCCGCGGCCGCGACTTCCGGTTCAAGCCCGACACCCTCGTCTTCGAGGCGACCTCGGGCGGCGGCCAGTTCGGCTTCGGAACCGACGATTGGGGCCACGGCTTCACCTGTAACAACAGCAACCAGATCCGCGAGATCATCCTCCCCGCGCGGGACGTCGAGCGGAACCGCGCCTACGTCCCTCCCGGCGTGATCGCCGACATCCCGTCGGACGGTCCTTCCGGCCCGGTCTTCCGGATCAGCCCGCCAGAGCCCTGGCGGATCGTCCGGACCCGCCAGCGCGTCGCCGATCCTGAGATGAAGAAGCGGCTGTCGCACACGGAGCAGTTCGCCTTCGGCTACTTCACCTCCGCGACGGGCGTCACCATCTACAAGGGGACGGCCTATCCCGAGGCCTACCGCGGCAACGCCTTCATCGGCGACGTCGGTGGCAACCTCGTGCATCGCAAGACGATGAAGGTCGCCGGCGCGACCTACGTCGCCGATCGCGCCGAGAAGGACGTGGAGTTCCTGGCCTCCAAGGACAACTGGTTCCGCCCGGTGAACTTCGCCAACACGCCCAACGGCACGCTCCTGGTCGTCGACATGTACCGCGAGACGATCGAGCACCCGATCTCCATCCCCGAGCCGATCAAGAAGCACCTCGACCTGACCAGCGGCAAGGACCGCGGCCGTCTCTACGAGTTGCTCTCCGACGGCCCCCGGCCGCTACGTCATCCGAAGCTGAGCAAGGCTCCCGTCGCCGATCTCGTCGCGCTGCTGGCCGATCCCGACGCCTGGTGGCGTGAGACCGCCCAGCGGCTGTTGATCGAACGGAAGGACGACGCCGCCGTTCCGCTCCTCCGCAAACTGGCCGAGAGCCGGCCCACGGCCCTCGCCCGACTGCACGCCCTCTGGACGCTCGACGCGCTGGGCAAGCTGGACGACTCCTACATCGCGATGGCCCTGGCCGACTCGGAGCCTCGCGTCCGCGAGCGGGCCGCGAAGCTCGCCGAGGGCCGCATCAAGACCGACCGCGCCCTGATCTCCAACGTCTTACCGCTGGCCGACGACGCCGACCCGATGGTCCGGTTCCAGGCCGCCCTGACGCTCGGCGACGTCAACGACGACCCGCGCGCCATGGACGCCCTCACCGTGATCGCCCGTCGCGACTCGGACGACCGCTGGACCCGCGCCGCCGTCCTGACCTCGATCGCCGGCCACGCCCCCGACTTTCTCGCCCGCCTGTCGAATGGGGACTTCCTCGACACCGACAAGGGCTCGCCCTGGCTGAACGATCTGGCCACGATGATCGGCCAGGCCAAGGACAAGGCGGCGATCGAGAAGGTCGTGGCCGACCTGTTCGCCGGCAACGCCTCGGACGAACTCCGGGGCCGCGTGGTGCTGGCCGTGGGCGCGGGCCTGAAGCGGGCCCGGGGATCGCTCAAGGACACCCTCTCCGAAGAGACCTGGAAGCGGCTCGACCCGCTTTTCGACGCCGCGGCGAAGACGGCCGATTCCAATGCGGCTCCCGCTCGGCGGGCGTCGGCGATCGCGCTGGTCGGCCTGAGCGGGCCGGATCGGTCGCTCGAAGCCTTGCCGGGGCTGCTCGACGCTCGTCAGGCCTCCGAGGTCCAGCTCGCCGCGCTGCGGGCGCTGGCCGAGCAGAAGGGGCCGGCCGTCGCCAAGGCGATCCTGGAGCAGTGGAAGACCATGAGCCCCACCGCCCGTCGCGAGGCCGCCGAAGTCCTCTTCAGTCGCGGCGAATGGGTCTCCGCCCTGCTCGACGCCGTTGAGGCGAAGACGCTGGCCACCTCCGAGATCGACCCGCTCCGCCTGAAGCAGCTTCGCGAGAACCCCGTCTCCGAGGTCAAGGCGCGGGCGCTCAAGCTCTTCGGCTCGGCCGACGCTCCTCGGGCTCGCGCTTCGGTCATCACCGCCTTCAAGTCGGCCCTCGAAGGTGAAGGCGACCGCGAAAAGGGACGGGCCGTTTACTCGAAGGTCTGCGCCACCTGCCACCGGGCCGAGGGGCTCGGCGTGGAGGTCGGCCCCGACCTGGCGACGGTTGCGACTCGCTCGCCCGAGGACATCCTGACCCACGTCCTCGACCCGAACCGCGAGGTCGCCGCCAACTACCTCAACTACAACGTGGCGACCGCCGACGGCCGGGTCATCTCGGGGATCATCGCCTCCGAGTCGGCCGCCGCGCTGGTGCTCAAGCGAGCGGAGGGGGTCACCGAGGTCGTCCCCCGCGAGCAGATCGAGCAGATCGCCTCGTCGGGGATCTCGCTGATGCCCGAAGGGCTGGAGCAGGATCTCAAGCCGGTCGACTTCAAGGACCTGATCGCGTTCGTCCGGTCGATCCGGTCGGCCAGTCCGGCCCCGGCGACCGCGCCGAAGTAA
- a CDS encoding ABC transporter permease family protein has translation MFAGPIIARELLTAPRSLRYYLWRASFACFLFILLWTAWQSIVGWQDVRELGLLARFGGVLYGMFAMLQLTLMLFFAPLSTAAAVAYEKDRRTFTLLLMTALSDLEIVLGKLTAGLLHIVVMLGAGIGLLSLCALFGGISFGQVINLFAVTAASGVAGGAMGLLIALWRDRTFQSISLTILMVVFSVTGVELFSVFFPDLQLMGVPVAEVLNPYRAMLAVLYPAADQSTGVVYGSSLVYIAVRLTFAALIVTFATYMLRVWNPGNNEPREQSDEEAEVVETLIEVQEEAAVPAGAAAAGSTLHRGGGGERSAPTVAVGGGPSGSGGSEEAGATTGLHVPRRTHRRIAAAPKPYRSAWANPILWRELKTRAYGSKPLIIKACYLLLFALGVGFFLSLSQGLEEPLATGLGLIPVGLAILSLVLINAQGVTSLTSERDTGALDLLLVTELSPSDFIYGKLFGVLYNAKEMVVLPVLLAIYLWWTNRLSGENLVFFTADYLLFCHFAAMLGIHDAITYTSSRTAVAHSLGTIFFLMVGILLCSYLIIFSDREFGRQLLSFMIFIGAGSVALFSSLGARNPSRAIALVALLTPFCSFYCIISLLNGDFLAALLVSAGVYGFALMAMLVPAVGDFDIALGRTNAIQG, from the coding sequence TTGTTCGCCGGACCGATCATCGCCCGGGAATTGCTGACGGCGCCCCGGAGCCTGCGCTATTACCTCTGGCGGGCCTCGTTCGCCTGCTTCCTGTTCATCCTTCTCTGGACCGCCTGGCAATCGATCGTCGGCTGGCAGGACGTCCGCGAGTTGGGCCTGTTGGCGAGGTTCGGCGGCGTGCTCTACGGCATGTTCGCCATGCTCCAACTGACGCTCATGCTCTTCTTCGCCCCACTCTCGACGGCCGCGGCGGTGGCCTACGAGAAGGACCGGCGGACGTTCACGCTCCTCCTGATGACGGCCCTCTCCGACCTGGAGATCGTGCTGGGCAAGCTGACGGCCGGCCTGTTGCACATCGTGGTGATGCTGGGCGCGGGGATCGGGCTGCTCTCGCTCTGCGCCCTCTTCGGCGGGATCTCCTTCGGCCAGGTCATCAACCTGTTCGCGGTGACGGCGGCCTCGGGCGTGGCGGGCGGTGCGATGGGGCTGCTGATCGCCCTCTGGCGCGATCGGACGTTCCAGTCGATCTCGTTGACCATCCTGATGGTGGTCTTCTCCGTGACCGGCGTGGAGTTGTTCAGCGTCTTCTTTCCGGACCTCCAACTCATGGGGGTGCCGGTGGCGGAAGTCCTTAACCCGTATCGGGCGATGCTCGCCGTCCTCTACCCGGCTGCCGATCAATCGACGGGCGTCGTCTATGGGTCGAGCCTGGTTTACATCGCCGTTCGGCTGACGTTCGCGGCCTTGATCGTGACGTTCGCAACCTACATGCTCCGCGTCTGGAACCCGGGGAACAACGAGCCCCGCGAGCAGTCCGACGAGGAGGCCGAGGTCGTCGAGACGCTGATCGAGGTCCAGGAAGAGGCGGCCGTTCCGGCCGGAGCCGCCGCGGCTGGGTCGACGCTTCATCGCGGGGGAGGCGGCGAGCGATCGGCGCCGACGGTCGCTGTCGGCGGCGGGCCTTCCGGGTCCGGCGGGAGCGAGGAAGCCGGCGCGACGACCGGACTTCACGTGCCCCGCCGCACGCACCGTCGAATCGCGGCGGCGCCCAAGCCGTACCGGTCGGCCTGGGCCAACCCGATCCTTTGGCGTGAGCTGAAGACCCGCGCCTATGGGTCGAAGCCGCTCATCATCAAGGCCTGCTACCTGCTGCTGTTCGCGCTGGGCGTCGGTTTCTTTCTGAGCCTTTCCCAGGGCCTGGAGGAGCCGCTCGCCACGGGCCTCGGCCTGATCCCCGTCGGCCTGGCGATCCTCAGCCTGGTCCTCATCAACGCTCAGGGCGTGACGTCGCTCACCAGTGAACGGGACACCGGCGCGCTGGACCTGCTGCTGGTCACCGAGCTTTCTCCCAGCGACTTCATCTACGGCAAGCTCTTCGGCGTCCTGTACAACGCCAAGGAGATGGTCGTCCTGCCGGTCCTGCTGGCGATCTACCTCTGGTGGACGAACCGATTGTCGGGGGAGAACCTGGTCTTCTTCACGGCCGACTACTTGCTCTTCTGCCACTTCGCCGCGATGCTCGGCATCCACGACGCGATCACCTACACCAGCAGCCGAACGGCCGTGGCGCACAGCCTGGGGACGATCTTCTTTCTGATGGTGGGCATCCTGCTCTGCTCTTACCTGATCATCTTCAGCGACCGCGAGTTCGGCCGGCAGTTGCTCAGCTTCATGATCTTCATCGGCGCCGGCAGCGTCGCGCTGTTCAGCTCCCTGGGGGCGAGGAACCCTTCGCGGGCGATCGCCCTGGTGGCTTTGCTCACCCCGTTCTGCTCGTTCTACTGCATCATCAGCCTGCTCAACGGCGACTTCCTGGCGGCCTTGCTCGTCAGCGCCGGCGTGTACGGCTTCGCACTCATGGCGATGCTGGTCCCCGCGGTTGGGGATTTCGACATCGCCCTGGGCCGCACCAACGCCATCCAGGGCTGA
- a CDS encoding DUF1795 domain-containing protein, with amino-acid sequence MAHASLVLARRGVFAAWGVFLLLGVGCEPSSTAEGFASRLKLPDGWKAVDRETWKAPGRRLASWSGPEGSSLIVYRTVPDPDGDADRLLAAIVNRFTNLPGFTLVAHRVETIAGVEAARIEIVAPGTGTEIAPTGLGVPAEGPNLVPTREVTIGFPRSDGSLFFVWRTPESAQEKLAPAIDSILGSLTLPPPSTY; translated from the coding sequence GTGGCTCACGCATCACTCGTCCTCGCGCGCCGCGGCGTCTTCGCAGCGTGGGGCGTATTCCTCCTCCTCGGAGTCGGCTGCGAGCCGTCCTCGACGGCTGAGGGCTTCGCATCCCGCTTGAAACTTCCCGACGGCTGGAAGGCCGTCGACCGCGAGACCTGGAAAGCCCCCGGCCGGCGATTGGCCTCCTGGTCGGGGCCTGAGGGCTCGTCGCTGATTGTTTATCGGACCGTTCCCGACCCCGACGGCGACGCCGATCGGCTTCTCGCGGCCATCGTCAATCGGTTCACGAATCTCCCAGGCTTCACGCTCGTCGCGCATCGCGTCGAGACGATTGCGGGCGTCGAGGCGGCCCGAATCGAGATCGTCGCGCCGGGAACCGGAACTGAGATCGCTCCGACCGGACTCGGCGTCCCCGCGGAGGGCCCGAATCTGGTCCCGACCCGAGAGGTCACGATCGGCTTCCCTCGATCCGACGGCTCGCTTTTCTTCGTCTGGAGGACGCCCGAATCGGCCCAGGAGAAACTCGCGCCGGCGATTGATTCGATCCTGGGTTCGCTGACTCTGCCGCCGCCTTCGACTTATTGA
- a CDS encoding multiheme c-type cytochrome, which yields MSTPTATPRDRAGRAYVPAIGTKLRPLLWVILIAFAALAANGFYMASVTALTWYTGSTQQTYFYFLMAILHVIVGLLLIVPFVAFGAAHLVTSWKRPNKAAVNFGLALLAAGIVVLVSGLMLVRIGVFEIRDPRIRNVGYWAHIFAPVFAVALYVKHRLAGPRIRWEWARRLAIPVVGFAAIMGMLHFQDPRTFGERGPKSGKQYFYPSEAVTANGKFIPAETLMMDRYCLQCHKDAYEGWFHSSHRLSSFNNKAYMTSVRETRRVSMERDGTTQAARWCAGCHDPVPFFSGKFDDRDYDDVNDPTAHAGITCTTCHAINNINNTRGNAAYTIEEPQHYPFAFSEDPVLQWVNAALVKAKPEMHKKTFLKPIIRSAEFCSTCHKVGLPFALNEYKDFVRGQDHYTSYHLSGVSGHGARSFYYPPVAKTNCAECHMELKDSNDFGARDFARQGGRQIHNHMFAAANTGLATIQDDETANKAAEKYLTEKKVRIDLFALREGGEIDGAFLGPIRPEIPTLKPGGKYLVETVVRTLGVGHPLTQGTVDSNEIWVELIARDGDRIVGRSGGIGEDGTVDPYSHFINVYMLDRHGNRIDRRNPQDIFVPLYNKQIPPGAGQVVHFGLEVPSGTRGPITLEARVNYRKFDRTYMDFIFGKGGGPKLPVVLMAKDAVKLPIEGGPEVKNEPSPIAEVWQRWNDYGIGLLLEGSDKGGQKGELKQAEPIFRKVAELGKADGWVNLARVYQREGRIPEALEALEKAASHKEPAAPWTINWLTGEINARNGLLDEAVANFESVLNTRIPERKFDFSTDFFVINELAQASYGRSRIEPVDSPERKTWLKKAITAYHRTIKIEAEDVAAHYGLSLAFGDPAWGEKPPEPEAPKAAVDPESLAKQIPGVLDATAPSATRKERALKLADDVSRYVKGPRPKYQSRLEPLYEVTDGLAKPWEQAADPEVQAAIGRVLEVAHRALHERLKPDETAEGRAFAIARQNSPAANMNAQSIVIHPLHRPGAPGIDSTPAAPTASAAASAVDTTVTRPARLEESGQ from the coding sequence ATGTCGACCCCCACCGCCACCCCTCGCGACCGCGCCGGCAGAGCCTACGTCCCGGCGATCGGGACGAAGCTCCGGCCGTTGCTCTGGGTCATCCTGATCGCCTTCGCCGCGCTGGCCGCGAACGGCTTCTACATGGCCTCGGTCACCGCGCTGACCTGGTACACCGGCAGCACGCAACAGACCTACTTCTACTTCCTGATGGCGATCCTGCACGTCATCGTCGGGTTGTTGCTGATCGTGCCGTTCGTCGCCTTCGGCGCGGCCCACCTGGTCACGTCGTGGAAGCGACCCAACAAGGCGGCCGTGAATTTCGGACTGGCGCTGCTGGCGGCTGGAATCGTGGTGCTGGTCTCGGGGCTGATGCTCGTCCGGATCGGGGTGTTCGAGATCCGCGACCCTCGGATCCGAAACGTGGGCTACTGGGCGCACATCTTCGCGCCGGTGTTCGCCGTCGCACTTTACGTCAAGCATCGGTTGGCGGGGCCTCGGATCCGCTGGGAGTGGGCGAGGAGGCTGGCGATCCCCGTCGTCGGCTTCGCGGCGATCATGGGGATGCTCCACTTCCAGGACCCTCGGACCTTCGGCGAGCGCGGACCGAAGTCGGGCAAGCAGTACTTCTATCCCTCGGAAGCGGTCACGGCCAACGGCAAGTTCATCCCGGCCGAGACCCTGATGATGGACCGGTACTGCCTCCAATGTCATAAGGACGCCTACGAGGGCTGGTTCCACTCGTCGCACCGGCTCAGCTCGTTCAACAACAAGGCCTACATGACGAGCGTCCGCGAGACCCGGCGGGTCTCGATGGAGCGCGACGGCACCACCCAGGCCGCCCGCTGGTGCGCCGGCTGCCATGACCCCGTCCCGTTCTTCTCGGGCAAGTTCGACGATCGCGATTACGACGACGTCAACGACCCCACCGCGCACGCCGGGATCACCTGCACCACCTGCCACGCGATCAACAACATCAACAACACCCGTGGCAACGCCGCCTACACCATCGAGGAACCTCAGCATTATCCCTTCGCCTTCAGCGAGGACCCCGTCCTTCAGTGGGTCAACGCCGCGCTGGTGAAGGCCAAGCCCGAGATGCACAAGAAGACGTTCCTCAAGCCGATCATCCGCTCGGCCGAGTTCTGCTCGACGTGCCACAAGGTCGGTCTGCCGTTCGCACTCAACGAGTACAAGGACTTCGTCCGAGGCCAGGACCACTACACGTCGTATCACCTCTCCGGCGTCTCCGGCCACGGGGCGAGGAGCTTCTACTATCCTCCCGTCGCCAAGACGAACTGCGCTGAGTGCCACATGGAGTTGAAGGACTCCAACGACTTCGGAGCACGCGACTTCGCCAGACAGGGCGGCCGCCAGATCCACAACCACATGTTCGCCGCCGCCAATACCGGACTAGCCACGATCCAGGACGATGAAACGGCGAACAAGGCCGCCGAGAAGTACCTCACCGAGAAGAAGGTCCGAATCGATCTGTTCGCCCTCCGCGAAGGGGGCGAGATCGACGGCGCGTTCCTCGGCCCGATCCGGCCCGAGATTCCGACGCTCAAGCCGGGGGGCAAGTACCTGGTCGAAACCGTCGTCCGAACGCTCGGCGTCGGCCATCCGCTCACGCAGGGGACCGTCGACTCCAACGAGATCTGGGTCGAACTCATCGCCCGCGACGGCGACCGGATCGTCGGCCGGTCGGGGGGGATCGGCGAGGACGGCACGGTCGATCCCTACTCGCACTTCATCAACGTCTACATGCTCGACCGCCACGGCAACCGGATCGACCGTCGCAACCCGCAGGACATCTTCGTCCCGCTCTACAACAAGCAGATCCCGCCCGGAGCGGGCCAGGTCGTCCACTTCGGGCTGGAAGTCCCGTCGGGGACGCGCGGACCGATCACGCTGGAAGCTCGGGTGAACTACCGCAAGTTCGACCGGACCTACATGGATTTCATCTTCGGCAAGGGGGGAGGACCAAAGCTCCCCGTCGTACTCATGGCGAAAGACGCCGTCAAGCTCCCCATCGAGGGCGGCCCGGAGGTCAAGAACGAGCCGTCCCCAATCGCCGAGGTCTGGCAGCGCTGGAACGACTACGGCATCGGCCTCCTGCTGGAGGGATCGGACAAGGGCGGGCAAAAGGGCGAGTTGAAACAGGCCGAGCCGATCTTCCGGAAGGTCGCCGAGCTGGGCAAGGCGGACGGCTGGGTGAATCTCGCCCGCGTCTACCAGCGCGAGGGGCGAATCCCCGAGGCGCTGGAGGCTCTGGAGAAGGCCGCATCTCATAAAGAGCCCGCCGCCCCCTGGACAATCAACTGGCTGACCGGCGAGATCAACGCCCGCAACGGCCTGCTCGACGAGGCGGTAGCCAACTTCGAGTCGGTCCTGAACACCCGGATCCCCGAGCGCAAGTTCGACTTCAGCACGGACTTCTTCGTCATCAATGAACTCGCCCAGGCCAGCTACGGACGCTCCCGGATCGAGCCTGTCGACAGTCCCGAGCGCAAGACGTGGCTGAAGAAGGCGATCACGGCCTATCATCGGACGATCAAGATCGAGGCTGAGGACGTCGCCGCTCATTACGGCCTGAGCCTGGCGTTCGGCGACCCCGCCTGGGGCGAGAAGCCCCCCGAGCCAGAGGCTCCGAAAGCGGCCGTCGACCCCGAAAGCCTGGCGAAGCAGATCCCGGGCGTCCTCGACGCGACCGCCCCCTCGGCGACGCGGAAGGAGCGAGCCTTGAAGCTGGCCGACGACGTCTCGCGATACGTCAAGGGACCGCGACCGAAGTATCAATCGCGTCTCGAACCTCTCTATGAGGTGACCGACGGCCTGGCGAAACCCTGGGAGCAAGCCGCCGACCCCGAAGTCCAGGCGGCCATCGGCCGAGTGCTGGAAGTCGCCCACAGGGCGCTCCACGAGCGGCTCAAGCCCGACGAGACGGCCGAGGGGCGGGCCTTCGCGATCGCCCGCCAGAACAGCCCGGCCGCGAACATGAACGCCCAATCGATCGTCATCCATCCCCTGCACCGCCCCGGCGCTCCGGGGATCGACTCGACGCCCGCCGCGCCGACGGCCTCGGCCGCAGCCTCGGCCGTCGACACGACCGTAACTCGCCCAGCACGCCTTGAGGAGAGCGGCCAGTGA
- a CDS encoding CRTAC1 family protein gives MIFGLFLLGGGCTKAPEPSVVAAPVAPTRPKTVAPATLPKVRFTDVTTESGVAFTHFNGAQGEKLLPETMGSGVAFLDYDGDGDPDLLFVNSAPWPGAPVPDPAPTQHLYRNDGQGKFTDVTKEAGLDKTFYGQGVAVGDYDNDGDPDVFITAVGRAYLFRNDSGKFTDVSEAANAKGPNAWLTGAAFLDIENDGDLDLFVCSYITWTPEIDKVQGFQLTGLGRAYGPPTSFNGSLCVLLRNDGGRFTDISEESGVQVRTPDLKVPLGKSLGVAPYDVDGDGLVDVAVANDTVQNFLFHNKGGGKFEEKAILSGVAFDMNGSARGGMGCDWANFLNDERLGLAIGNFANEMTALYVSDKPSMLVFSDVANLYGLGAPTQPPLKFGLFFFDYDNDGRLDLLSANGHLEPDIARVQASEHYEQSAQLLWNSGRPGPNLYVNVDASTAGPDLFKPIVGRGSAYADIDGDGDLDVVLTANNGPARLLRNDGGNANRWIRLALTGDGKTSNRDAIGAKVEAKVGGLTCRRQNFPAKSYLSSMDPVLTLGMGQAEKVDSLSITWPSGKVTRLENLEAGRLYHVDEVSGLR, from the coding sequence GTGATCTTCGGCCTCTTCCTCCTGGGTGGCGGCTGCACCAAGGCTCCCGAGCCCTCGGTCGTCGCCGCGCCGGTGGCGCCGACCCGCCCCAAGACCGTGGCCCCCGCGACCTTGCCGAAGGTCAGGTTCACGGACGTCACGACTGAGTCGGGCGTCGCCTTCACCCACTTCAACGGAGCCCAGGGCGAAAAGCTTCTCCCCGAGACGATGGGCTCCGGCGTCGCCTTCCTTGACTACGACGGCGACGGCGACCCCGACCTCCTGTTCGTCAACTCCGCCCCCTGGCCCGGCGCTCCCGTCCCAGATCCGGCCCCAACCCAGCACCTCTACCGCAATGACGGCCAGGGGAAGTTCACGGACGTGACCAAGGAGGCCGGGCTCGACAAGACGTTCTACGGCCAGGGCGTCGCCGTGGGAGACTACGACAACGACGGCGACCCCGACGTCTTCATCACGGCTGTCGGCCGCGCCTACCTTTTCCGCAACGACTCCGGCAAGTTCACCGACGTCAGCGAAGCCGCCAACGCCAAGGGGCCCAACGCCTGGCTCACCGGCGCGGCGTTCCTCGACATCGAGAACGACGGCGACCTCGACCTGTTCGTCTGCAGCTACATCACCTGGACGCCGGAGATCGACAAAGTCCAGGGCTTCCAGTTGACCGGCCTCGGCCGGGCCTACGGGCCGCCGACCTCCTTCAACGGGTCGCTCTGCGTCCTCCTTCGAAACGACGGCGGACGATTCACAGATATCAGCGAGGAGTCCGGCGTCCAGGTCCGCACGCCCGACCTGAAGGTCCCGCTAGGCAAGTCCCTGGGCGTGGCCCCCTACGACGTCGACGGCGACGGCCTCGTCGATGTCGCCGTGGCCAACGACACGGTGCAGAACTTCCTGTTCCACAACAAGGGGGGAGGCAAGTTCGAGGAGAAGGCGATCCTGTCAGGCGTGGCCTTCGACATGAACGGCTCGGCGCGGGGCGGCATGGGCTGCGACTGGGCGAACTTCCTGAACGACGAACGGCTGGGACTGGCGATCGGCAATTTCGCCAACGAGATGACCGCCCTGTACGTCAGCGACAAACCCTCGATGCTGGTCTTCTCCGACGTGGCCAACCTCTACGGCCTGGGCGCGCCGACGCAACCGCCGCTCAAGTTCGGCCTCTTCTTCTTTGACTACGACAACGACGGCCGGCTCGATTTGCTCTCGGCCAACGGCCACCTGGAGCCGGACATCGCCCGAGTCCAGGCCAGCGAGCACTACGAGCAGTCGGCGCAACTGTTGTGGAACTCCGGCCGCCCGGGTCCGAACCTGTACGTCAACGTCGACGCCTCCACCGCCGGTCCCGACCTCTTCAAGCCGATCGTCGGTCGCGGCAGCGCCTACGCCGACATCGACGGCGACGGCGACCTCGACGTCGTCCTGACCGCCAACAACGGCCCCGCACGACTGCTGCGCAACGACGGCGGCAACGCCAACCGCTGGATCCGCCTGGCTCTGACCGGCGACGGCAAGACCTCGAACCGCGACGCCATCGGCGCCAAGGTCGAAGCGAAGGTCGGCGGCCTGACCTGCCGTCGTCAGAACTTCCCGGCCAAGAGTTACCTCTCCTCGATGGATCCCGTCCTTACCCTGGGCATGGGCCAGGCTGAGAAGGTGGATAGTCTGTCGATCACCTGGCCTTCAGGCAAAGTAACGCGATTGGAGAACCTGGAGGCGGGCCGGCTGTATCATGTTGACGAGGTTTCCGGCCTGCGCTGA